DNA from Chionomys nivalis chromosome 11, mChiNiv1.1, whole genome shotgun sequence:
AGGACCACAGGGCCGCCTCCTGTGGTCAGCTGCTGCAGCCCTCACAGTCCACCTCAGCTTGCTTTGCTGCTGTCTGCTACGTAGGCTCCTGAAGGGCAGGGACTTGGTCCTATCCACTGCCACGTTTTGGCAGGAAATTGAGACATGGTCAGAggtgaacttttttttaaaaaaaaatttcttttatgccgggcggtggtggcgcacgcctttaatcccagcacttgggaggcagaggcaggctaatctctgtgagttcgagaccagcctggtctacaagagctagttccaggacaggctccaaaaccatagagaaaccctgtctcgaaaaaccaaaaaaaaaaaaaaaaaaaaaaaaaaatttcttttgtgtgcattggtgtcttgcctgcacaCGTCTATGAGGGTggatttcctgaaactggagttacagagagttgtgagctgccatgtggctgctggaacttgaaccccggggtcctccggaagagcattcagtgctcctaatcactgagccatctctccaggcccagcagTGAACTCGTGAAGGAACGAGAGTTGCTGGCACGTGCTTTGGAAATACAGCTCTCTTGAGCTCTTTTGCCATGCTCGTGATCCTGGGTTTCATATATGTGCTGATAGCAGCCTTGGCGAATGTCTGGATTTTAGGGTAAACAAAGTGGACTACTGAGTTCCTAAGGCTGGATCGTGGAATGTTGTGCCCATAGGTTCCCATTCAGCCGCCCGGAGCTCCTGAAGGAGTGGGTGCTCAACATCGGCCGGGTCAACTTCAAGCCCAAGCAACACACGGTCATCTGTTCTGAGCACTTCAGACCTGAGTGCTTCAGCGCCTTTGGGAACCGCAAGAACCTCAAACACAATGCCGTGCCCACCGTGTTTGCTTTTCAGAACCCCGCACAGGTAAGGTGCTGGTCTGACGTCCAGCCAGTGGGACTCTCTGTGTGCTGAATGGGGAGCTTAAAAagaagctggggctggggtgtagctcagctgcTAAGAGTACTGGCTCAGGATGGAAGCGGCCTTGGGTTCGAGCCTTTGCATTGCATAAACTATGgcgcaggcctgtaatcccataaTTTGGAGCCAGAGGTGGGAGGgtaaggctagcctggggtacacgagaccctgtcccacccccaccccccagagaGAAAAGTAATTTCAAACACTTTTAACACTAATGTGTGCTTGCTGGGGCCTGGGGCTGCTGTTCCCTTGGTAGAggtgcaggaggatcagaagttcagtcaTCCTTggggtttgaggtcagtctgaggtACATGCGAGCCTATCTCACAATAAATAAAcctaggtgtgatggcacatgcctgtaatctcagcacttaggaggcagaggtcagaggattgCCACAAACTCCAGCCTGAAGTATCTATTGGTTCTAGGCCGTGTTTATAGGGTGGAGGTTACGGTTCTTAGGTGGGAGAACCAGGGCCAGTGGTCAGAAGCTGGAAGAGATCTCAGCAGGTCCACTTCACAGTCCTCGGTGCCCCCAGGCTAAGCTGGTGGCAAGAAGCTGCAGATGGCCACTGTGTGCGTTGCCAGCAGCTGCATGACCTTTTGATGACAGGGTACTGTAGGGCCAGTGCTCACCCAGAGGGGTCAGGTCCTTGGAGCTGTGGGGACCTGTTCAGGTGCCACTGACCCAGGATTTGGGGAGTGCATCTAGTGCAGGCAAGAGTCAGCACAGCTGGATTCAGGCTGAGCAGGGGGACGTGGTTGTACCAGGCCTGTGTGGCCCACGGTTAGGTCCCACTGTGTCCTGCTTGAGCCACGGCTGTGTCTTACAGCTGGTGAGGGAGAGATGCCGCCTCCTGTAAGGGTTGCAATGGAGGGCAGTCAGGCAGTGCACTCGCAAGCTGTTTAGTGAGCGCTGAGAGAGTATCTGGAGAAAAGCAGAGTGTCAGGTTTGAGTTCAGGATGCTTGCTTTCTCAGAGGAAGCTGTAGCCTCAGGCTCAGTGGGTCATAGGCTAGAGCCCCGGGAGTTGGTGGGAGGCAGGCTCTTACTGCGGATGCGCAGGACTCGGCTGCGGCCTCCGGGCAGGGATTACTCAGGGATGGACAGTGGCAGCTGCCTGAGGATCCGGTGTCTGCCAGCTCAGCCAGCCTGACTCCTCCTGCCTGCTGTATCCAGGTCTGTCCTGAGGTGGGGGCTGGTGGGGACGGCACACAGGAAGAGTTTCAGCCTCCAGACACTGAAGGCACTGTGAAACAGGTAAGACCCTGGGTACAAGCTGGTCTCAGAAATGCCCCAGAGGACCCGGCAGATGACAGGACCAGAGCCTCTCCTAAGACCACCGTTGGGATTTCACAAGGGGAAGTGGGGGAAATGGGGCTGGAGCTAGACCAGAAGGGTAGGGGGCATTGTGACCCCAGCTCAGAAGCCTTCCTGCTGGGGACACAGGGCCACACCTGGACAGCTCTTACTACTGACCTCTGTCCTCAGGTCTTACCAGAGAGAACAGAAGCAATGGAGGCTTCTGGCCTGCCAGCCGACCCCATGGGGTTAGAACGGCCCTTCCCGGGACAGCCATCCGATCACAGCTATGCCCTTTTGGACTTGGATACCCTGAAAAAAAAACTCTTCCTCACGCTGAAGGAAAACAAGAGGCTCCGGAAACGACTGAGGGCCCAGAGGCTGCTGCTTCGGAGAACATGTAGCCGCCTGCGAGCCTACAGAGAGGGACAGCGGGGACCACGGGCCAGACGGCCAGCACAGCAGAACTGAGCCCGAGGAGGCTCTGGGATGTAGGGAAGTGGTTTTCGTCTTTGCTGTGCACATTCCTATACTGGTGCTGCGAGGCACCTTGAGACTGCCTGGATAGGATGCCCTCGTCAGGGGAGGGCCCAAGTGCTGGGGAACCAGAGGCACAATCTCGGGTCTCCTGGGCTGAGGATGGCAGCTGTGGGCCTGTCTTGTAACAGTGACCAAATGTTAGGAGTTGTCACAGCCCTGCCAGAGATAGCTCCCCGAGGGAGAGGTGGCCATTCCCGCAGTCTACCTCCAGGAACACGGTTAGTCTGTTGGGTCCTTCTCACCTTCCCAGAGGAGCAGTTCTGAGGGCAGGGCAAGGGTCTCCCACACCAGCCTGTATTTTTGACGACTCTTTCTGGCCTGGTCTATGTAAATGTGGAATAAATTCTTTGAACTCTATTTAAGGCCTGCTGCTTTCACTTTTTCCTGATACAGGAGAGATGGGGTGTGACTTCTGCCGCCACAGGACTGATTGAAAATaactaaacagataaataaatgcatgtgGGGCGGGGCTGCAGAAACATCTTctcccagtggttaagagcactggctgctctttcagaggctcCAGGTCCAGCTTCGGGCACCCACACGATGGCTTACCACCATCCAACTCCAATTCTaggtggtttttgtttctttttttgcccCCTTCTGATCTGAGGGCACCCCGTAAATACAtggtgcacacatgcaggcaaaatacccacacacgggctggagagatagcctagctgttaaaggctagactcacaaccaaGAACAGACTATCTAGACACGAAGactgttttaaaaagtgaaaacattGAATATCTGAGTAGAGGCGcacacctgtagttccagcactcggggctgaggcaggagaattaggagttttgggccagcctggaccacacagcCAGACCATGATTAAAATGCAAACACAAAATCTTATGTCTAATTTCCTTGAGGTTCTATGTCTCAGATAAACCTGAGTGTGGAATGGAAGCCAATGGTCTAGGCTGAAGCAGCAGGGGTGGGAGAGGCCTAGGGCACTGTAGCTGTCTCCTACCCCTTCCTAAACACACGCATCGACGGACAGAGCGGCCTCAGCTTTCAGGTCAGGTTTATTGTTGGGCAGTGCCGCCACAGTCAGCTTCACACAGAAGGGGCAGCGGTGCCCAGGGAGCCACAGGCCACTGAGTCGGGCTCATGCAATAGTGCAAACCGCACATCAGTCTGGGGCAAAGAAAaagcc
Protein-coding regions in this window:
- the Thap3 gene encoding THAP domain-containing protein 3 isoform X6, yielding MPKSCAARQCCNRYSSRRKQLTFHRFPFSRPELLKEWVLNIGRVNFKPKQHTVICSEHFRPECFSAFGNRKNLKHNAVPTVFAFQNPAQVLPERTEAMEASGLPADPMGLERPFPGQPSDHSYALLDLDTLKKKLFLTLKENKRLRKRLRAQRLLLRRTCSRLRAYREGQRGPRARRPAQQN
- the Thap3 gene encoding THAP domain-containing protein 3 isoform X1; translated protein: MSALQDGQAAWALVVGRWWVLSPVVPGPLPSAQFVRSPFQESALQGASFEQCLCLRRSSPRPGCLRRTGCSPPPRGPSTLFQCFYHGKMHTSVGSPQTTLHWHPLPVSSHLPTGRARFPFSRPELLKEWVLNIGRVNFKPKQHTVICSEHFRPECFSAFGNRKNLKHNAVPTVFAFQNPAQVCPEVGAGGDGTQEEFQPPDTEGTVKQVRPWVQAGLRNAPEDPADDRTRASPKTTVGISQGEVGEMGLELDQKGRGHCDPSSEAFLLGTQGHTWTALTTDLCPQVLPERTEAMEASGLPADPMGLERPFPGQPSDHSYALLDLDTLKKKLFLTLKENKRLRKRLRAQRLLLRRTCSRLRAYREGQRGPRARRPAQQN
- the Thap3 gene encoding THAP domain-containing protein 3 isoform X2, producing MSALQDGQAAWALVVGRWWVLSPVVPGPLPSAQFVRSPFQESALQGASFEQCLCLRRSSPRPGCLRRTGCSPPPRGPSTLFQCFYHGKMHTSVGSPQTTLHWHPLPVSSHLPTGRARFPFSRPELLKEWVLNIGRVNFKPKQHTVICSEHFRPECFSAFGNRKNLKHNAVPTVFAFQNPAQVCPEVGAGGDGTQEEFQPPDTEGTVKQVLPERTEAMEASGLPADPMGLERPFPGQPSDHSYALLDLDTLKKKLFLTLKENKRLRKRLRAQRLLLRRTCSRLRAYREGQRGPRARRPAQQN
- the Thap3 gene encoding THAP domain-containing protein 3 isoform X4, giving the protein MSALQDGQAAWALVVGRWWVLSPVVPGPLPSAQFVRSPFQESALQGASFEQCLCLRRSSPRPGCLRRTGCSPPPRGPSTLFQCFYHGKMHTSVGSPQTTLHWHPLPVSSHLPTGRARFPFSRPELLKEWVLNIGRVNFKPKQHTVICSEHFRPECFSAFGNRKNLKHNAVPTVFAFQNPAQVLPERTEAMEASGLPADPMGLERPFPGQPSDHSYALLDLDTLKKKLFLTLKENKRLRKRLRAQRLLLRRTCSRLRAYREGQRGPRARRPAQQN
- the Thap3 gene encoding THAP domain-containing protein 3 isoform X3, whose translation is MPKSCAARQCCNRYSSRRKQLTFHRFPFSRPELLKEWVLNIGRVNFKPKQHTVICSEHFRPECFSAFGNRKNLKHNAVPTVFAFQNPAQVCPEVGAGGDGTQEEFQPPDTEGTVKQVRPWVQAGLRNAPEDPADDRTRASPKTTVGISQGEVGEMGLELDQKGRGHCDPSSEAFLLGTQGHTWTALTTDLCPQVLPERTEAMEASGLPADPMGLERPFPGQPSDHSYALLDLDTLKKKLFLTLKENKRLRKRLRAQRLLLRRTCSRLRAYREGQRGPRARRPAQQN
- the Thap3 gene encoding THAP domain-containing protein 3 isoform X5, with amino-acid sequence MPKSCAARQCCNRYSSRRKQLTFHRFPFSRPELLKEWVLNIGRVNFKPKQHTVICSEHFRPECFSAFGNRKNLKHNAVPTVFAFQNPAQVCPEVGAGGDGTQEEFQPPDTEGTVKQVLPERTEAMEASGLPADPMGLERPFPGQPSDHSYALLDLDTLKKKLFLTLKENKRLRKRLRAQRLLLRRTCSRLRAYREGQRGPRARRPAQQN